From the Terriglobia bacterium genome, the window TCTTCAGCCGATCAACCCAATTCCGGGCAGCCGGAACCGGCGGAACAGGCGCGGCGGATCTTTCAGCAGCGAATCCACCATCGCATAATCCGTCTGATCCCGCTGCAGAGGAGTCACTGAGATGTAATGTTCCATGATGGTCTGGAAATCGGCAGGAATCTTTGACTTGTGTCGATCTTCGACGATTTCCGGATCAGCGGTCGCGGCCTCGTCGCCCCGGTCGAGAGAGTTGAAGTGAGGGAACCGCTGCGAGCAACCCTGGCGCGTGATCTTCACCCCGCGGATTCGGCGCACCGGGATATTTACGTTCAGACAAAGGCCGCTGCCGGACCTTCGCTCCAGGATGGTCATGACGAGTGTTCTGACAAACTTCGCCCCCTTTTCAAAGCGAATGGGGCTTTCGTCATAGGCCTGAGATACAGCAACAGCGGCAATGCCGCGGTGGGAGGCTTCGCGCGCCGCGGCGACCGTACCTGAATACATGATATCGTCGCCCAGGTTGGCGCCATGGTTGATGCCCGAAATCACCAGATCGGGTTGCACCGTCAGAACATTCGCCAATGCATAAATAACGCAATCGGCAGGTGTGCCGTTGAGGGTGAAGTAGTTGGGGCGGAGCTGCCGCAATTCCAACGCGGTGCGGAGGGTCAGGCTGTGGCTCACAGCGCTGCGTTCCCGGTCGGGAGCCACTACCACGGTCTCGCCCAGCCCATCGAGACACTTCTCGAGAAGCTTCAGGCCTTCCGCGTCTATACCATCATCGTTTGTGAGGAGAAATAGAGCCACGATAAAAAATATGGTCGGGACGAGTGGATTTGAACCACCGACCACACGCACCCCAAGCGTGTGCGCTACCAGGCTGCGCTACGTCCCGACCGCCAAGCTGCACAGTATCACTCGCGATCGAGCAAAGTCAATATATTCTCCAGCTCCTCGCGGACCTGATTGAGCCGCTGCGCAGGAGCAGCTGGTGCGGGTTTCGACGGTTTGGCGACAATCTCGCGGCGTGGCTGCCCGAGCGCCGCCGCATCCCTTGTCCCGCGCGCAAGTTGCCTGCGCGCCCCGGCGATGGTAAATCCTTCGTCGTACAAAAGCCTGCGAATGGTCAGCAGCAGTTCGACATCCTTGGGCCGATAGGTTCGCTGCCCGGCCTTGTTCTTCGGCGGCGCGAGACTGGGGAACTCGGTTTCCCAATAGCGCAGGACATGCGCCTCCACCCCGACAATGTCGCAAACTTCGCCGATCCGGTAGTAGAGCTTGCTGGTAGTGAACTGCATGATAGTCAGAGCGATTTAAGGTATTTGGAAGGTTTGAAGACCACCGCCTTCCTGCCCCGGATAACGATAGCATCCCCTGTGCGGGGATTTACGCCTCTTCTGTCCTTCCTTTTCACAATCCGGAAGCAGCCGAATCCGCTGATCACGACTTTTTCGTCCTGGACCAGCCGCTTCTTGATTGTTTCAAGGATCACGTCTACGATCTTCAGCGCGTCTGTGTAGGACATGCCCCCGTGAATGTCGTGAACCGCCTTGCTGAGGTCGTCTTTGTTCATTCTGGCTCTGGAACCAGCCGGTTGGGATCGACGCAACTCCATTATACTAGTGTTGCACTCCGCTGGTGTCAACAGACCTCCAAAGGTGGTTCAAGATCAGGCGATAATCCTAGCGCCTGCGGGGAGGCTTGGTACGCTGCCGGATACGTATCGGCGTGCCGCCGAATCCGAACCGTTCCCGGATCTGGTTGATGAGGAAGCGTTCGGTCGAAAAGTGCAGCGGTTCGCGGCCCGTCGTAAACACCACGAAGGTGGGCGGGGAGGAGCGTGCCTGCGTGATGTAGCGTATGTTCAGCTTTTGCCCGGGATTACTCGAAGCCCATTTCTCGGTCAAATCCGGCGCAAATATATTGTTCAACAACCCGGTCGGGACGTGGATTTTCCGGGCCTCCGAAGCCTGCTGGATCATATCGAAGAGCTTCGAGACGCGCTGCCCCGTCAGGGCGGAAACGGTCAGGACGGGAGCGTAGGCCAGATACTTCATGCGCCGGCGAATCGCCTCCGTGAACTTCTCGACGATGTGCTCGTGCTTCTCGACCTTGTCCCACTTGTTGAGCACGATGAGGACGGAACAACCCGACTCCTCGGCGTAACCGCCGATCGCCGCGTCGAGCTTGGTTACGCCTTCCTCGGCGTCCAGTACCAGGAGCGCCACCTCTGCATACTCCAGGTTTTTGCGCGCCATTACGACGCTGACCTTCTCGGTCCGGCCCTCGGTCCGGCCCTTGCGCCGGATGCCCGCCGTGTCGATGATCCGGTAGCGGATACCATCGCGGATCAGCAGCGTGTCCACGGCATCCCGGGTCGTTCCCGGAATCTCGCTCACAATCGTCCGTTCCATACCAAGCAGGCGGTTTACCAGCGCCGACTTTCCCACATTCGGGCGCCCGACCACGGCGACGGCAATCTCCTCCGCAGGCGCCGGTGCCGGTTCGAGAGAACCATCACCGGCGCGCGCGGCGATCGCATCGAGCAATTCTCCAATGCCCCGCCCATGCTCCGCCGAGACGGCGAACAGCTCTTCCGCGCCCCAGGCGTAAAACGCCGCCGCTTCGGCTTCGAGCGCGGGCACGTCGATCTTGTTTACGACAACCCAGATCGGCTTTCCCGACCGGCGCAAGATGGGGAGCAGCTGCTCATCCGGCGCCGTCACGCCCGCGCGGCCATCCACAAGGAGCAGCAGTAGACTCGATTCGCGGATGGCCTTCTCGACCTGTTCGAGGATTTTCCGCGGAATCATGTCCTGCACGTCCGGGATCGCGCCACCGGTGTCCAGGATTTCAAAGGTCCGGCCGGCCCACGTGGCCGTTCCATAGATGCGGTCGCGCGTGATGCCCGGCTCGTCGCCGACAATCGCCTTGCGCGTGCCGCACAGCCGGTTGAAAAGAGTGGACTTGCCGACATTGGGCCTGCCGACGATGGCTACTCGAAACATGTTCGCTGGGCTCCGGCCCAAAGAATAGGGATCGGTGTCCCGGCGGTCAAGATCAATCCACGACCGCAGTCGTCCGACCTCAGATTTCCGATTTCCGAGTTCAGACCTCCGGTCCAAGGAGGGTTTGGTGAAATTACGATTTCTTCCGGCCGGAGGCCGGAGGCCTGATGTCGAAGGTCGGACGACTAGACGGGAACGACTAGAGGGAAAGAGGCGTGCGAGAGCGTGACATCGATGGGAAGTGTTCCGATGGGCTCGCCATCCGTTTGAACCCAGAGCCCACGAGGACCCTCGACCCTCAAGGCCGGCAGGCGGCGGCGCTGAACGCAAGAAGCCGGACGAGGTCTGCCGAGCCAGGCGGAAAAGATGAAGCGGAAGTGTTCGATACCGGGTTTCCCACGCAGGATGAGTATGTCGAGAAGGCCGTCGCTCATGTCGGCTTCAGGGGTAAACACCAGGCCGCCGCCGTAACAACGAGTGTTGGAGATAAGACACGAGGTCGCCTTCAGAGTCTCATCCGGCGCGCAGACGGAAAACTCTGTAAATGAATAGGACAGGAACGCGCGCAGACTCGCAAGATAGAAGGACGCGATGCCCAGCCTCCTCTTGTTCGGGCGCATCCTGGAGACCACGTAGGCGTCAAGACCAATTCCGGCCATTAACAGGAAGCGGTGCTGCTGCCTCCCCTGCAGAATGCCCAGGTCCACCCGCCTCACCACTCTCTTCAGAGCGATGTCGAGAGCTTGAATCGGATTCAGCGGCAAGCTCAGTTCCCGGGCCAGGACGTTGGCGGTGCCTGCCGGAATCATGGCCACCGGAAACGGGGGTTCAGGAACGCTCGAGAGAACCTCATTGAGGGTGCCATCACCTCCGCAGACGGCAAGCAGATCGGGCTGCCGGTCGAGAATCTCGCGCGCAAGGACGCCCGCGTGCCCGGCGCATTTCGTGGCCTGCATCTCCACTTCCCAATCGGCGTGGGCCCACGCCTGGATGTGGCGCTGCAGCTGCTTGCAGGCCCGGCCACCCCCGGAGATCGGATTGGCAATGATGGCTAGTTTCAAGGTCTGCCTTCAAATGCCCGGTGTTGATCCTGGATTGCGGATTTCACGACTCCAGAAATGCAGTCGATGGCAGGCGCCTTCAAATCCAAAATCCGCAATCCGAAATCGTCTCCCCCGCCCAACACTCAGAAACTGAAAAGCACTCCTCCGCTGAGTTCGAACATGTTCACGGAGTGAGAAAAAACGCGTGTCGCCGTGTATCCGCGGGCATCGATACGCAGGCCTACCGGACCGAACAGCTTGGGGAATTTCAATCCGCCGCCGTAATTGACGGCGAACTTGGTTCCAACGGGCAGGTTGTCTGAGCCGTACTGGTGGATCAAGCCCAGACCGGCGGTGACATAAGGAACGGCCTTCCCGACAGGAATGTTCGCGAGCAGGTTGGAATTGAACAGGATTCCTCTTGCGCTGGCAACGCCGGGCACGTCATGCGGAAACAGAAAGTCATTGCTGAAGGCGAGGGTATGCTCAAGCTTCAAAAAAACGGCGAAACCAGTGCAGAGCCGCACGCCGAAGATCGGCCCCCGATCCAACGATGTGGGAACCCCATTGACTGAGCCGTTGCCAGGGAAAACTCCGCCCAGGAAAGCCGTTATCTCCTGTGCCTGTGCCGCAGATGCGAGCAGAAGCAGGCCGGCGAAAATAAAGAAGAACAACCGTATGGTTTTCATTTCGAAGTCGGTCCTCCTGCGATAGCGGGGTTAGCAGCACTGGCAAGGTCCGTCCCGCCGTTTGTGAGCTGGTCCAAACGGCCGCGCAAGTCATTACGCAGTGCGGCAAAACTGGCCATCAGGTTCGCCGCCACCGGCGGAGCATCCGGAACGATCTTCTTGGTCGGATTGATGTATCTTCCGTGCTCCATCACACGAAAATCAAGGTGGGGTCCCGTGGCCAGCCCGGTGGCTCCCACATTGCCGATGCGCTCCCCTTGCGCCACCTGCTGGCCGCTGTGGACCAGGATACGGGACAGATGGGAATACACAGTCTCCAAACCACCGGAAGCATGGCGTAGACGGATGCTGTTGCCGAAGCCGCCGTCCCATCCGGCAAATACGATTCTGCCCGAAGCCACGGCGGCGACAGGCGTTCCGACCGGCGCAGCGTAGTCGACGCCCAGGTGGGGCCGCACGATCCTCAGGATCGGATGCAGACGGGCACCGGAAAACCGCGATGAGATGCGCGCGGCGAAATTCAGAGGGGATTTGAGCAGCGACTTTTTGAGCGACTTTCCGTTGCTATCGTAAAACTCGTTCTGAAAACGGAAGGCGGCGAGACGCTTCTTACCGACGCTGAGTTCTGCAGCCAGGATATTGACATAACGGTCGAATTTCCCGTTCAGATACTTCTTTTCCAGCAAAATCCGGAAGCTGTCACCCTTCTGGATGTCGGTATCGAAATCCACGTCCCAGGCGAAAATGTTGGAAAAATCACCTGCAAGATTCTCACGCTCGCCGGCTTCAGTCATGGCTACAAACAGGGAGTTTTGGATGACGCCATTGACCGCGACCGTGCGAAGCTCAAGGTCGAATTTCTTAACCAGCGGGACAAACTTGTCTCCGTCGCGATAGACCGTGATCCAGCGATCAGGATCGATGCGATAGCGGAACTCGTGAAACGCACCATCCGGGTAGAGATTGCCCTGAAACTCCTCTCCGGCGACCACCTTGGTGCGCGGCCAGACAGGACGCGCCATCTTCACCAGTTCAATGACCTGCTCCTTCGTCAACCCGTGGCGCATGAGGGCATTGGTGATCGTTTCGTTCTTGCGGAATTTGTCGGAAAACTCGATGAGCTTTGGTGCCGCGGGCAGGCTGGGAGCGTGTGGAACCGAGATCGCCGACAGCACGGGCGGGGCAGCTTTTCCGTGCTCCAATACGCGGTAGCCGGCCGCGCCCACCAAGGGGAGCAGGAAAGCGAGGAGGACCACACACAGAGATCGTCGCTCTACGATTATGTATGATTTGCCGGGCTTTCTGTCAAAACTCAAAGCCAACTCCCTTCGCACGGCGAGGTCGGGTATTGCGCCGGCTAGGACTGGCGGCCATATCTGCGTTTGAGACGCCGCTCCACAATCGGTGGAACCAGCCCGCGCACGGACCCTCCGAGCGCCGAAATCTCTTTGACAAGGCGTGAACTCAGGTACGAATACGCTTCCGCCGGCATCAGGAAAACGGTTTCGACCTTTGAAGAGAGCCGCCGGTTCATCAGCGCCATTTGCAGCTCGTATTCATAGTCGGAGATCGCACGGATGCCGCGCACGATCACCGATGCCTTGATCTGCTGGGCGTAATCGACGAGCAGCCCGCCGAAGGTGGTCACCGAAACGTTCGGCAGATCGTTGACTACGTTCTCCAGCATTTCGACCCGCTCTTCGATGGAAAAAAACGGGACCTTGTCGGTGTTGCTCAGGATCGCGACGACGACATCGTCAAATAGCGCCGCGCAACGCCAGATCAGATCCAGGTGCCCGTTGGTGACAGGATCGAAAGTCCCAGGATAGACCGCTCGAATCTTCATGCACAATCCGCTATCGACAGGCCCTCAAGAATGACTGGTCTCAGGTTTGAGGTGCCATTATATGGGGTACCCGTACGCCAATTCAAGGAATCCAAGAAAATCTCAACGCGGAAGCCACAGAGGGCGCAGAGAGATCTTCATGATATTCTCATCGTCCTCTGCGGCCTCGGCGTTGAGATTTTGTCAGTTATGCCATTAAAAGCCTCGCAGGGCCGGCACGCAGCGCCCGCTGCAGAAATCGTTTCAGCCGCCGGAGACCCTGCAGCCTCCGGTGCCGAAGCGTTGAATAGGGGATATCGTGCTCCACGCCTGCGTCGCGAATGGACTCGATTGCCGGGTCCATCACCGTCAGGCGCAGCGCCTCGTACTGCTTGACCGGAAGCCGGGCTAGGCCCTCATGGAGGAGAGTGAGCACGCGCGCGTTCGATTGCAACTCCTCCTGGTCCGCCAGCAAGCATAGCGGTTCCCCGCAATTGGGCGCTGGCAGCAGATGTTCATGCAGCGGGCGATACTGCCGGCGATTGCGCTTGCGCGTGTGATAGAGCTCAATGGCCGTGTTGCAGATGATGCGCCCCAGATACATCCTGGCCTGATCGGGTGAATAAAAGTGCCGGTCGCGCACAAGCATTTTCAGCACCGCTTCCTGCAGGACGTCCTCGGCATCCGCCCGGTTTTCCACCATCCTCTGGACGAACCTGAGCCACCTGCCCCGATGATGGAGCATCAAGCTTTCCACGATGGCTGAGAGGTCCATTTTCCCGCAATCGCCGGCATCCATGATTTCTTGGCTCAAAAGCTCCATGGACCGTTAGATAGAGAGGGACGGTCGTCGCGTCAGTATTGTTTCGGGTGGGCCGCTGCCATTTCAGGGAATTTGAGCGGGAGAGAATGTGATCAGGGGGGAACCCGTCAGAAGCAGAGACCATCTCCTCTACCGCGAACTCCTTTTCGCCATGGAGAGAGCCCGGTCGCGCCTCGCAGTGGCGATCGCTTCGGAAAGCAAAGCAACGCCGCGCGAGCGCTGGCGCCAATATCTGGAAACAGAGGACCGCATGCGCAAGTGCGTCAGGGAAATCCGCCGTTATTACAGCCGGAATTATGGAAGGCGGTTCTGCTGGCCCCAGGTCCTGGACCTGCTGAGGGAGCCCCTGCCCGCGGAGGACCGCAAGTCCAGGGGCGAAGCCCAACTACTGCACCAGCGCCTCTCGGAAGTCCTTCAGATAGTTGAGAATCGCAAGAAGGAAAGTGACGAGTACTGAGTGGAAAGTTGAAGTTCTATTCGGACATTACTGTCATACGTGCACTCAACCTCTCCGAAGCTCTCCGGCCTGCATGGGGCGGGAGAGATGAAAGGGATGGGTAGTGAGTCACGAATGATGAGGGGGGCGGGGCTTGATCCGCACGCTACTGTTATTCGCAAGCCGGCACTCAGCACTCGGTCCTTTGGTAAAAGCTGAGACACTTGTCACTTTGGTGCACGGTACGGACGCGCCGGAAACCGAGCCCCGATTCCGGCAGCTCGGCTCTCCGGTGGTGTTCGACCACGACTTGCGATTCCGGCATGGAGATGCCGACGCGGAACAGGGTCTCGAGCAGGTCGCAGTAGGGGCCCCACTGATAGGGAGGATCGAGAAAGGTAATATCCGCCCGGAAGCCTTCGCGAGCCAGCGCGCGGAAGGACGTAAAAGCATCTCCATGGAGGATGCGGTATCCGGAGGTGACGCCGCACAAGTCGGCATTCTGCCGGATCAGCTGCGCACCCTCTTGGCTCGCCTCGATGAAAACGGCTTCCTGCGCGCCCCGGCTGATCGCCTCGAGCCCGATTGCCCCGGTGCCGGCGAAAACATCTAGAACGATGGCTCCGCTGACTCGGGTTCCGAGAATGTTGAACAGTGTTTCCTTGAGACGATCGCCGGTGGGGCGCAGAGCCGCGCCGCGGGGGCCCTTCAACCTTCTTCCACGAAACCTGCCGGAGATGATGCGCATGATGCCCTTCATCCTGCCAATGCAATGTCGTAGCGGTCGCGCCACCGCTCCCGTATCAGCGCCCCGATACGGCGGCATTCTTCATCGGCATTGGTCTTCAGCATGCGGATGAACCGCTGTGCTTCCGTGTGGGCGATCTCCAACGCCTTCCGGTCCCGGACCAGGTTCGCATACTTAAACACGGGCATGCCCGACTGGCGCGTTCCCACAATCTCACCGGGCCCGCGCAGCTCGAGATCGACCTCGGCAATGCGGAAGCCGTCGTTGGTCTCGCACATGATTTCCAGGCGGCGTTGGGCTTCAGGGTTGCCGCGGGCGTTGCCGATCAGAAGGCACAGCGACTGCGCGGCGCCGCGTCCCACGCGCCCGCGCAATTGATGAAGCTGCGCCAGGCCGAATCGTTCGGCATGCTCGATCACCATGAGGGTGGCGTTGGCGACATCCACCCCCACTTCGATTACGGTCGTCGCCACCAGGATCTGGATTTCTCCAGCCGCAAAAGCGTTCATGATCTGGTCTTTCTCGACGCTCTTCATCTTCCCGTGCAGCAGGCCGACGCGCAGATCGGGGAAGATCTTTTCCTGGAGCTGTGCGGCCATCTGGGTGGCGGCGCGCAGGTCAGACTTCTCGGTCTTCTCCACCAGCGGATAGACCACGTAGACCTGGTGCCCCTCTGCCGCTACCCTGCGCATCTCGTCAAATGCCTCGGCGCGTTCCTTTCCCTGGATCCAGCGCGTCTGGATGGGCCGGCGGCCGGGCGGCAATTCGTCGATCACCGAGACCTCCAGGTCGCCATACAAGGTCAGCGCCAGTGAGCGGGGAATGGGGGTGGCGGTCATGACCAGCATGTCAGGCAACTTCCCCTTGCTTTTTAGGACATTGCGCTGGATGACCCCAAAGCGGTGCTGCTCATCGACGACGACCAATGCCAGATTCCGGAACTCCACCCCTTCCTGGATGAGCGCGTGCGTCCCGATTGCGACGCGCGTCTCGCCGCTGCGGATGCGCTCCAGTGCCCCCCGCTTCTCCTTTGCGGGCAGGCTGCCCCTGAGGATGTCCATCGGGTAACGGAGCGGTGCCAGAAGCCTGCGAAAATTGAAATAATGCTGCTCGGCCAGGATTTCCGTAGGGGCCATGATCGCCGCCTGGAATCCGTTCTCCACGGCGATGATCGCAGCCTGCGCGGCGACGATCGTCTTCCCCGATCCGACATCCCCCTGCAGCAGGCGGCTCATGGGGCGCGGCGAGCACATGTCCTCCGCAATCTCCTTCAGGACGCGTTTCTGCGCAACGGTCGGATGGAACGGAAGGATCTTTTTGATCGCCCGCCGCACCTCTTCACCCAGGCGCAGCTTTCTTTCTTTCAGGACACGTGTCCGGCTTTCACGCACCAGCCCGACACCGACCTGAGCCTGAAAAAGTTCTTCGAAGATCATGCGTTTGTGGGCCGGCGAGAGGCCACGGTTCAGCATCTCCATTTCTGCGGCACGCGCATCGGGAGCAGTTGCCCGCAGTTCCGGGAAATGGATCAGCGCCAGAGCCCTGGCCCGGGGGAGGAGGCGGTACTGGCGGCGAAGGTAGGGAGGCAGCGGATCGACCGTTTCCGGCGGCATGCCACCGACCGCCCTATAAAGGATCTGGCGCAGCGCCCGGGCTCGCAGGGCGCCCAGCCTGCGATAAATCGGCACCACGCGCCCTGAGTGCACGGAGATTCCGGCAGACTCCTCCTCGAGCACTTCGCACTCGGGATTAGTGAAGCAGAGCGCTCCGCGGGCGTAGGTATCACGCTTCACCTGGCCATAAATGACGAGTTTCATTCCCTGCCGATAGACGTTGCGCAGGTAGGGTTGATTGAAAAACTTGAGTTCGACGCTCGCGGTCCCGTCGCGCACCAGGATCTCGAACACCGAAAGTCTGCGGCGGCGCGTTTCAAATCCCCCCACGCTGCAGATTTGACCCCGGGTCAGGACCCACTCTCCTTCGCGCAGCGATCGCAGGGGGCGGTATTCGGTGCGATCTTCGTAGCGGAAGGGAGGATAGTCAAGCAGGTCGCCGACCGTGCGGATGCCCTGCGCCGCAAGTTCCTCGGCACGTTTTGGGCCGACGCCCTTCAGGTATTGAACCGATGCATCCAGACTCATCGTCTTGCGTTCAGCCACGTCCGCGGAATTTGGCATAAGCTCATTATAGTCTCCGATTTATCGATTTTGGATTTTGAACTGGTTGAGGTGGTTCACCTGGGACCAATCCAGGCATGTTCCAAATCAAAATCCGCAATCCAAAATCTAAACTCCTTTCCCGTGGTTTCTGTCGGGCATCATTGCAATGGTCTGAGGTTTGCTATAGATTTGGCCAATGCGAAATTTCAGCCGTCTCTGTTGGTACGCCGGTTTGATCGGTCTGTCCTTCTTACCTAACGGATGCGGCGGACGGGCGGTCAACAAAAAAACAGCTCGCGACGTGATTGTCGGTTCTCCTGCCGACGCGCTGACGAAGGCAGACCTCGAAGTGCTGTCGGTCACACAGGTGGGGTCGAGCGAGGCGGTCGTGGAAACACAGCTCCATTCCGCGTTCCGCCTGCAGAGGAGTGGCAGCGAGTGGGTGGTTTGCGAGGTCCGCGTGGGCCATGGGCAGTGGGAAAAAGTGAACGACATCATGCGAGCCCTGCAGCAGGTCAAAATTGACGAGACCCGGCAGTCTCTCGAGAAAATCGCGGCCGCAACCGAAGCCTACCGGCAGAAAAACGGCCGTCTGCCGGAATTCAAAGACTACATCGGATTGTCGGATGCTCTCTACCCGCTTTATCTATCGCCGTTGATCCGCGAGGATGCATGGAAACATCCCTTGGCCGCTTTCCGCCTGGGCTCCGACGCGATCCGCCTCATTTCCGCAGGGCCCGACGGCAAGCAGGGTACACCGGACGACATTGAACTGACCAAAACCTTCCCTCGCTAGAGGGCATCGGAAATCCGGGAGGAATCCATGAGCTTCGGGCTCCGAACGACAGTTGCTGCCATTTGCTTACTTATCTTCCTCCCGGGCTCCGGGCTTTCTTATCCATCGGCACAAGCCGAAATCCAGTGGCTCCGCAGCCTCTCGGCGGCGCTTGGACAGGCATCCTCCGAACATAAGATGATCATAGCCGAAATGGTTGCCGACTGGTGCCCGTGGTGCAAAATAATGGAAAAGGAAACCTGGGCGCAGCCAGCCGTGATCGCCTTGAGCGGTCGATATGTTTTTCTAAAACTCGACATCG encodes:
- the surE gene encoding 5'/3'-nucleotidase SurE, with protein sequence MVGGSNPLVPTIFFIVALFLLTNDDGIDAEGLKLLEKCLDGLGETVVVAPDRERSAVSHSLTLRTALELRQLRPNYFTLNGTPADCVIYALANVLTVQPDLVISGINHGANLGDDIMYSGTVAAAREASHRGIAAVAVSQAYDESPIRFEKGAKFVRTLVMTILERRSGSGLCLNVNIPVRRIRGVKITRQGCSQRFPHFNSLDRGDEAATADPEIVEDRHKSKIPADFQTIMEHYISVTPLQRDQTDYAMVDSLLKDPPRLFRRFRLPGIGLIG
- a CDS encoding MerR family transcriptional regulator; this translates as MQFTTSKLYYRIGEVCDIVGVEAHVLRYWETEFPSLAPPKNKAGQRTYRPKDVELLLTIRRLLYDEGFTIAGARRQLARGTRDAAALGQPRREIVAKPSKPAPAAPAQRLNQVREELENILTLLDRE
- a CDS encoding HU family DNA-binding protein, whose product is MNKDDLSKAVHDIHGGMSYTDALKIVDVILETIKKRLVQDEKVVISGFGCFRIVKRKDRRGVNPRTGDAIVIRGRKAVVFKPSKYLKSL
- the der gene encoding ribosome biogenesis GTPase Der; amino-acid sequence: MFRVAIVGRPNVGKSTLFNRLCGTRKAIVGDEPGITRDRIYGTATWAGRTFEILDTGGAIPDVQDMIPRKILEQVEKAIRESSLLLLLVDGRAGVTAPDEQLLPILRRSGKPIWVVVNKIDVPALEAEAAAFYAWGAEELFAVSAEHGRGIGELLDAIAARAGDGSLEPAPAPAEEIAVAVVGRPNVGKSALVNRLLGMERTIVSEIPGTTRDAVDTLLIRDGIRYRIIDTAGIRRKGRTEGRTEKVSVVMARKNLEYAEVALLVLDAEEGVTKLDAAIGGYAEESGCSVLIVLNKWDKVEKHEHIVEKFTEAIRRRMKYLAYAPVLTVSALTGQRVSKLFDMIQQASEARKIHVPTGLLNNIFAPDLTEKWASSNPGQKLNIRYITQARSSPPTFVVFTTGREPLHFSTERFLINQIRERFGFGGTPIRIRQRTKPPRRR
- a CDS encoding diacylglycerol kinase family lipid kinase, giving the protein MKLAIIANPISGGGRACKQLQRHIQAWAHADWEVEMQATKCAGHAGVLAREILDRQPDLLAVCGGDGTLNEVLSSVPEPPFPVAMIPAGTANVLARELSLPLNPIQALDIALKRVVRRVDLGILQGRQQHRFLLMAGIGLDAYVVSRMRPNKRRLGIASFYLASLRAFLSYSFTEFSVCAPDETLKATSCLISNTRCYGGGLVFTPEADMSDGLLDILILRGKPGIEHFRFIFSAWLGRPRPASCVQRRRLPALRVEGPRGLWVQTDGEPIGTLPIDVTLSHASFPLVVPV
- a CDS encoding M23 family metallopeptidase, coding for MSFDRKPGKSYIIVERRSLCVVLLAFLLPLVGAAGYRVLEHGKAAPPVLSAISVPHAPSLPAAPKLIEFSDKFRKNETITNALMRHGLTKEQVIELVKMARPVWPRTKVVAGEEFQGNLYPDGAFHEFRYRIDPDRWITVYRDGDKFVPLVKKFDLELRTVAVNGVIQNSLFVAMTEAGERENLAGDFSNIFAWDVDFDTDIQKGDSFRILLEKKYLNGKFDRYVNILAAELSVGKKRLAAFRFQNEFYDSNGKSLKKSLLKSPLNFAARISSRFSGARLHPILRIVRPHLGVDYAAPVGTPVAAVASGRIVFAGWDGGFGNSIRLRHASGGLETVYSHLSRILVHSGQQVAQGERIGNVGATGLATGPHLDFRVMEHGRYINPTKKIVPDAPPVAANLMASFAALRNDLRGRLDQLTNGGTDLASAANPAIAGGPTSK
- the coaD gene encoding pantetheine-phosphate adenylyltransferase encodes the protein MKIRAVYPGTFDPVTNGHLDLIWRCAALFDDVVVAILSNTDKVPFFSIEERVEMLENVVNDLPNVSVTTFGGLLVDYAQQIKASVIVRGIRAISDYEYELQMALMNRRLSSKVETVFLMPAEAYSYLSSRLVKEISALGGSVRGLVPPIVERRLKRRYGRQS
- a CDS encoding RNA polymerase sigma factor gives rise to the protein MSQEIMDAGDCGKMDLSAIVESLMLHHRGRWLRFVQRMVENRADAEDVLQEAVLKMLVRDRHFYSPDQARMYLGRIICNTAIELYHTRKRNRRQYRPLHEHLLPAPNCGEPLCLLADQEELQSNARVLTLLHEGLARLPVKQYEALRLTVMDPAIESIRDAGVEHDIPYSTLRHRRLQGLRRLKRFLQRALRAGPARLLMA
- the rsmD gene encoding 16S rRNA (guanine(966)-N(2))-methyltransferase RsmD, with the translated sequence MRIISGRFRGRRLKGPRGAALRPTGDRLKETLFNILGTRVSGAIVLDVFAGTGAIGLEAISRGAQEAVFIEASQEGAQLIRQNADLCGVTSGYRILHGDAFTSFRALAREGFRADITFLDPPYQWGPYCDLLETLFRVGISMPESQVVVEHHRRAELPESGLGFRRVRTVHQSDKCLSFYQRTEC
- the recG gene encoding ATP-dependent DNA helicase RecG, which produces MPNSADVAERKTMSLDASVQYLKGVGPKRAEELAAQGIRTVGDLLDYPPFRYEDRTEYRPLRSLREGEWVLTRGQICSVGGFETRRRRLSVFEILVRDGTASVELKFFNQPYLRNVYRQGMKLVIYGQVKRDTYARGALCFTNPECEVLEEESAGISVHSGRVVPIYRRLGALRARALRQILYRAVGGMPPETVDPLPPYLRRQYRLLPRARALALIHFPELRATAPDARAAEMEMLNRGLSPAHKRMIFEELFQAQVGVGLVRESRTRVLKERKLRLGEEVRRAIKKILPFHPTVAQKRVLKEIAEDMCSPRPMSRLLQGDVGSGKTIVAAQAAIIAVENGFQAAIMAPTEILAEQHYFNFRRLLAPLRYPMDILRGSLPAKEKRGALERIRSGETRVAIGTHALIQEGVEFRNLALVVVDEQHRFGVIQRNVLKSKGKLPDMLVMTATPIPRSLALTLYGDLEVSVIDELPPGRRPIQTRWIQGKERAEAFDEMRRVAAEGHQVYVVYPLVEKTEKSDLRAATQMAAQLQEKIFPDLRVGLLHGKMKSVEKDQIMNAFAAGEIQILVATTVIEVGVDVANATLMVIEHAERFGLAQLHQLRGRVGRGAAQSLCLLIGNARGNPEAQRRLEIMCETNDGFRIAEVDLELRGPGEIVGTRQSGMPVFKYANLVRDRKALEIAHTEAQRFIRMLKTNADEECRRIGALIRERWRDRYDIALAG
- a CDS encoding type II secretion system protein GspG codes for the protein MRNFSRLCWYAGLIGLSFLPNGCGGRAVNKKTARDVIVGSPADALTKADLEVLSVTQVGSSEAVVETQLHSAFRLQRSGSEWVVCEVRVGHGQWEKVNDIMRALQQVKIDETRQSLEKIAAATEAYRQKNGRLPEFKDYIGLSDALYPLYLSPLIREDAWKHPLAAFRLGSDAIRLISAGPDGKQGTPDDIELTKTFPR